GCCATCTGACTGATCTCAACACACCCTGTCTTCTCAGCGTCTGGTAGGCTTCACTGATCTTGGTTTCATTTGGAAAAGCCACCGTCCAGCTGTACAGCATCTCTACGATCTTCAGCTTCACTTTCTCAGGTGCACTGTCACCCATGTACTGGAAACAAGAGGTGATTAAAAAGAGCCTGGATGGTAGGACAATAAAGCCAGCATACTTTTCATATAAACCAATTGAGACTGCTTACCTTTGGAGACACAACTTTAATCAGCTCATTCAAAAATCTGTATTTTCCAACTTCATTATGAAACCTTCTCCCGCAGTTCTTCATACATGCCTCCAATACCTGTACATAAAACCGTTAAAATTAAGCCATGTTGAGAAAGAAATGGTGCTTCTTAACATTTAGGTGAATTATTTCTTACTGTCAGGGCCTGAAGAGCTTCCCATTCTTGTGGTGAGTGGATTTTATGGACGAGCAGAGTCACAGCTATTTGAGGACTGCAAGAAGAAATTCCAGATGAGAAACTTTTTCTTGTTGGTGATTACAAGAAATGGTTTGCAAATATATCGCAGACATACCCTTCCAGTTCCTTGTTGATTTGATCACAGAAGCCTATGATGTACTCCCAGTCCTCCTGTCTGTTTGTTGGATGGGTGGCTTTATCTGGTAGAGAAAGACATTTAGGCCTACACTAACTTACAGTAACTGGTGTGTTTGACGAGTATTATGTACATCTGAATCAATGCACACATCACATCCTAGTgaaaatatggcttctggtgGGTCTGGTGATCAACATAACAATGCAGCAATTGTTgtccttcttcctctttgtaATTGCTGATGTAATGTTCAAGGCATTAGCAGTGCTACTCATTCATCATTCAGACAAATAGTTTTCTGTCCAACAGCTGGAACTATACTGAGGACCAACTATCTGTAGAGCTTATCTGAACAATCCCTGCACACACTGAACGGTTACTGGTAAACGTGACCCAGACAGTGTTTATTTAAAGCTCTCCACCCATTCTGCTAATGATGCAGACAGTTGACTGTAAACCAGGACCCTCTATTAGCTTCCTTCAGCTACTGTACTAACGAATTTACTGCCCTGCCCCTGTCAATGAACTGCCCCAGTCAATGTATTTAGCTAATTACAcacattatttaattcataaaaTGGGATTAAACACTCACTGAGCCAAGATTCAAGCGACTCCCCTTCCTGGTACGCCATAGCACTAAAAACATCGCGTGACGTCACCAGCGTGTGCGCGAGAGTCCAAAATTATTGCTCGGATTTCTTGtgtgaaaaagacaaaacagcatCTACTATAGTCTGTAATCTAGTATTCCCCCCCCNNNNNNNNNNACTTCGCCTcggtatttcatttaaaatatgccGAATGAAATGCTATTGCTTTTATTTCGAAGGCACGTGCACAAGGTACTAACCTGGGGTCCTAACTGACTTCACATTTTCAAGATGGCTGCTTCCATCTCTGGATTATTAAAACCTTGGACACCAAggtaaatataataattaaaagacacaaacaattAACAGGTGGTGTTGGCTTTCTATTTAATATCACTTTGCTATAGGTGCATTCTTCCTGCAGTCAGTATTGAAACAACAATGTAAAGTAGTAGTAGCGCTAATGTTAACATCCGAATGTAAAGTGGCGAGGCTGCGATCAAACCATTATCTTCATAATTGATCAGTTCATCGGTTTCGATCTTTTTTAATCAGTCATATCAACGATTTACTCTATAACGTGTCTAAAATAATGTCAAGTTCTCATCACACATTAACAGAACAGAGCAAAATATCTTATTTTCATCATCGATTGATATGTCGGTGTTTTCGTTTATTAAATCGTTCAATCTATAAAacgttttaaaacaaaaaaaaggtccGTTTCCAAAGTCTGAGGGGACAAATTAAAATTGTCTTCGACCAGTAGTACGACGTTATTTAACTTACAattatataaagaataaagaaaagcagcaaatccttatTAACAGTTAATCAGTTAATCTTCTGTTGATCgactaatcatttcagcagtccattacacaaaaaaattgtatttaataacacaatacaaaatCAATTAAGTCTGCAACTAAcgattctttttaaatcaaataatcCCTTCTCAGTCAATGAATTAATCAtctgttctttaaaaatgtcttcaaaTAGCTTGTTCTGTCTGACTGGAACAGTCCAAACCTGAAAGGAATTAAGTTACACACAGCCAGTAAATCATgatcactgcacacacacaaacacaaagtaatTTGAGAAACTCTCTCATGTGTCCTTTGTTTGCAGAGTGTTCCAAGTGAGGTGGAGCAGATACAACCCTTACTATCTGGAGCCAGAGGTCAGGAAGGAGGCCTACAGCACCCCAGAGACGGAGCTGAGTGCTGAGGAGAAGGCGCAGCGGGAGCTCAAAGCGCTTCGACCCATCAAGGCAGCAACCAGTGGAGTCAACAGCTCTGTTTTCAGCGACCCAGTCCTCAGGTACAACAGACATCCCAGCTCACTGCAGCTGGTTGCGTGTTTAGTCAAAGCTGTGCATCTGAGAGTTCATGTCAGATCatcatttttgtctttgtctttcagtAAATTCATCAACATGGTGATGACAGATGGAAACAAGGTTTTGGCCAGAGAGATCATGGCACAGGTAAGAAAGCAAACAGTGTTCACAGTCTCAACGACTTGCTGTTGGTCCAATAGATACAGATAACCACAAgttctctctctgcttccagACCCTGGAGAATATAAAGAGGAAACAGGTGGAGAAATACCACAAAGCTCCAGAAGGGAAGAAGGAGGAGATTGAGTGTAACCCCTACACCATTTTTCACCAGGCTCTGGAGAActgtaagcctgttgttggaCTAGCCAGCATACAGAAAGGTGGAAAGTACTACCAGGTGAGTGATGAGGCAGATTAACTCTTTTGTTAGTTTTGATAGCTCTTGAGAAACAGTTGTTGATCTTGTGCCAAAAAACACCTAAAAGTCAAATTTTGGTTCTCATCCCACTCAGGTGCCCATCCCTCTGACCGACAACCGCCGTCGATACCTCGCCATGAAATGGATGATCACAGAGTGCAGAGACAACAAACACCGACGCACACACATGTACGAAAAACTTTCCCAGGAACTGCTGGCAGCATCTGTGAAGGAGGGCAACGTTATCAAGAAGAAGTTTGAGCTGCACAAGATGGCCGAAGCCAACAGAGCCTACGCCCACTACCGCTGGTGGTAGAGAGAAACCCCTCAGGACTGAAATTCCAATGTTTCAAAGACTGGACAGATGTGTTGGCCACAAAGGGTCACAGAAGATTCAGCTACACCTTTTGTTGCTCGAAGGGCTTCTGTAAACAGTGAACATCgtgaaaaactgtaaaacgTGCTATAGGACATCAGTCAAATATAAAGGTAACACTGTCACTTTTTGTATTGAGAAATTGCATTGTGTATACAGTTGTGCTCAGCTGTATtgttaataaaacacacaattagGGAAAATCTTCCAAgatttattaaaagaaatccaTCTTCATTAATTGTACAACCCAACCATAAAAAAATGGAATCGagcaaagtaaaaatgtaataaaatacataaacagatATTGCAGTCAGCACTGTACCCTGTCAATAAGGGAATATTAGTGTCTCCAGCATTCAAACTTCCTAATTTAACTCTTTAGGACCAGTGTAATACATCATTAAACCCATTttacttcagtttgtttttagtCTAAAGGTGGTGAAAAAATACCAAAGCTTGTATAGAAATcttcaaacaaataaaaaggattAGGGGAAATATTACACAATTTCCTAAATCCTGACCCTGCCTGGGTTTTTAATCAAAATATTTTCTAACTGATCAGAGGTTGATTTGTCTGCCAATTTTCATATTAAGTATTACTTATTTACATATAATTACAGGTACGGCTTTTTTAAACGATGCCTTTTTCACGTGTCTCCTTTGCTTGTGTCTGTCTGAATCCAAGGCACAGCTTTGGTTGAGGACTGTAAAGCCGTCACTGAGGTTCTTGAAAGGTGACTAAAGACTCCGATGTAAATCTGAGCTCAGCTACATACTGTAACGTAGCTagtggtgtttggtgtttttttttaaatacctacTCCTccagcagtggtggaaaataaCACAGCATATATTTACTcaatactctttttttttttgttttttttaccgcCATACATTTAACAGCTTTGGTTAAagttattaataatacaaaatatgaacAGATAAGTTGTTTGATTATGATAGAACTTAATGAATCCCAAGAGgggaaattcaca
The nucleotide sequence above comes from Etheostoma spectabile isolate EspeVRDwgs_2016 chromosome 15, UIUC_Espe_1.0, whole genome shotgun sequence. Encoded proteins:
- the mrps7 gene encoding small ribosomal subunit protein uS7m → MAASISGLLKPWTPRVFQVRWSRYNPYYLEPEVRKEAYSTPETELSAEEKAQRELKALRPIKAATSGVNSSVFSDPVLSKFINMVMTDGNKVLAREIMAQTLENIKRKQVEKYHKAPEGKKEEIECNPYTIFHQALENCKPVVGLASIQKGGKYYQVPIPLTDNRRRYLAMKWMITECRDNKHRRTHMYEKLSQELLAASVKEGNVIKKKFELHKMAEANRAYAHYRWW